A DNA window from Halorubrum sp. DM2 contains the following coding sequences:
- a CDS encoding DUF4013 domain-containing protein — MLTAAATALKRSDDAAGTVLVGGVVSLLAWVLTPLWLGGVLFVSPVFLVVAPVALAPWLVARGYFVRVTRGAVDAGTAADAPPLVAWGELVRDGLKSALLSAALLAPLAGGLAVGVGVVAALVAGPVDPASVAAAVESALGPNGPAAVAAVAGVAVAALVGAYLLAFAYVRPAALAVFATTGQLRSGLNPRRVAGVAATGPYATGWTLGVATLAVGFAVAAPAIPLVVGVALAFAVRVVAHGLYGRGAGRAMAGEPTTDPGSRPDGDSVVDAADHGRDGPPTPVVSGDGGRPVRSEPPAAIQIGRAVPVGGARDADGDARDSAEGDRFGPDGGFEWGPALDDAEDKS, encoded by the coding sequence ATGCTCACCGCGGCCGCGACGGCGCTGAAGCGAAGCGACGACGCCGCGGGCACCGTCCTCGTCGGCGGAGTAGTGAGCCTGCTCGCGTGGGTCCTGACGCCGCTGTGGCTCGGCGGCGTCCTCTTCGTCAGCCCGGTGTTCCTCGTTGTGGCCCCGGTCGCGCTCGCGCCGTGGCTCGTCGCCCGCGGGTACTTCGTCCGCGTGACGCGCGGCGCGGTCGACGCGGGGACCGCGGCGGACGCGCCGCCGCTCGTCGCGTGGGGCGAGTTGGTCCGCGACGGTCTCAAGTCCGCACTGCTGTCGGCGGCGCTGCTCGCGCCGCTCGCGGGCGGTCTCGCGGTCGGTGTCGGGGTCGTCGCCGCGCTCGTCGCCGGCCCGGTCGATCCGGCGTCCGTCGCGGCCGCCGTCGAATCGGCGCTCGGGCCGAACGGGCCGGCGGCCGTCGCCGCGGTCGCCGGCGTTGCCGTCGCCGCGCTCGTCGGCGCGTACCTCCTCGCGTTCGCGTACGTCCGCCCCGCGGCGCTCGCCGTGTTCGCGACCACCGGTCAGCTCAGGAGCGGGCTGAACCCGCGGAGAGTGGCCGGCGTCGCCGCGACCGGACCGTACGCCACCGGATGGACGCTCGGCGTCGCGACGCTCGCGGTCGGGTTCGCCGTCGCCGCGCCCGCGATACCGTTGGTCGTCGGCGTCGCGCTCGCGTTCGCCGTTCGGGTCGTCGCCCACGGCCTCTACGGACGCGGTGCGGGGAGGGCGATGGCCGGGGAGCCGACGACGGATCCGGGCTCGCGGCCGGACGGCGACTCCGTCGTCGACGCTGCCGACCACGGGCGCGACGGACCGCCGACGCCCGTGGTGTCGGGCGACGGCGGACGGCCGGTGCGGAGCGAACCGCCGGCCGCGATCCAGATTGGTCGCGCCGTTCCGGTCGGCGGGGCCCGCGATGCCGACGGCGACGCGCGCGACTCCGCCGAGGGCGACCGCTTCGGCCCGGACGGCGGCTTCGAGTGGGGGCCCGCGCTGGACGACGCGGAAGACAAGAGTTGA
- a CDS encoding alpha/beta fold hydrolase, translated as MTRRNPVNRAQRRLSRPARERFATRAVAFDVDGTTCRGTLYLPGGDPDDPPVVVMAPGLGAERTFGYPAVAERFADAGYAALLFDHPEFGDSDGDSQAIDLARQRAAYAAAIDRAGRVDAVGGDLVLWGASLSAAHVLTLAAERRDVDAVVGLVPMLDGRAIAMRRGGRYLARAALAGFRDRIGNRFGRGRTVPIVGGTEELAAITEPGTKRKYIDLVDRESAWRNETPARSLLGLAGYRPVTRLDEIRAPTLLLAGTDDAIVDADAVAAAGERLDRGTVVSMPADHFSVLGGDFEGAIGHQLSFLKDALE; from the coding sequence GTGACCCGGCGCAACCCGGTCAACCGGGCGCAGCGCCGACTGTCGCGCCCCGCCCGCGAGCGGTTCGCCACGCGCGCGGTCGCGTTCGACGTCGACGGCACGACCTGCCGCGGGACGCTGTACCTGCCCGGCGGCGACCCCGACGACCCCCCGGTCGTCGTGATGGCACCCGGGCTCGGTGCCGAGCGCACGTTCGGCTACCCCGCCGTCGCGGAGCGGTTCGCCGACGCGGGCTACGCCGCCCTCCTCTTCGATCACCCGGAGTTCGGCGACTCCGACGGCGACTCGCAGGCGATCGACTTGGCTCGGCAGCGCGCGGCGTACGCGGCCGCGATCGACCGCGCGGGACGCGTCGACGCCGTCGGCGGCGACCTCGTGCTGTGGGGCGCGTCGCTGTCGGCCGCGCACGTCCTCACGCTCGCCGCCGAGCGCCGCGACGTCGACGCGGTCGTCGGCCTCGTCCCGATGCTCGACGGGCGCGCGATCGCGATGCGACGCGGCGGGCGGTACCTCGCGCGCGCCGCCCTCGCGGGGTTCCGCGACCGGATCGGCAACCGGTTCGGTCGCGGCCGCACCGTCCCCATCGTCGGCGGCACCGAGGAGCTCGCGGCGATCACGGAGCCCGGAACCAAGCGGAAGTACATCGATCTGGTCGACCGCGAGTCGGCGTGGCGCAACGAGACGCCCGCACGGTCGCTGCTCGGACTCGCGGGCTACCGACCCGTCACGCGCCTCGACGAGATCCGCGCCCCGACGCTCCTCTTGGCCGGGACCGACGACGCCATCGTCGACGCCGACGCGGTCGCGGCGGCCGGCGAGCGGCTCGACCGCGGCACGGTCGTCTCGATGCCCGCCGACCACTTCTCGGTGCTGGGTGGGGACTTCGAGGGCGCGATCGGTCACCAGCTGTCGTTCCTCAAAGACGCGCTGGAGTAA
- a CDS encoding MTH1187 family thiamine-binding protein yields MTAIAMLSVAPVIEGSMAEEVAKAVAALDEFDVSYETNPMGTVIEADDAETLFAAAAAAHEAVDGDRVSTFLKIDDKRTSDATAADKVTAVEDHLGREAKRER; encoded by the coding sequence ATGACAGCGATCGCGATGTTGAGCGTTGCGCCGGTGATCGAGGGGAGCATGGCGGAGGAGGTCGCGAAGGCCGTCGCCGCGCTCGACGAGTTCGACGTGAGCTACGAGACCAACCCGATGGGAACCGTCATCGAGGCCGACGACGCGGAGACGCTGTTCGCGGCCGCCGCGGCTGCCCACGAGGCGGTCGACGGCGACCGCGTCTCGACGTTCCTCAAGATCGACGACAAACGGACGAGCGACGCGACCGCGGCCGACAAGGTCACCGCCGTCGAGGACCACCTCGGCCGCGAGGCGAAGCGGGAGCGCTGA
- a CDS encoding RtcB family protein, with protein MTTREVGGFELRKVREHVWELPREGDMNVPARVLASESLLEEIGGDDTLEQLRNATHLPGIAAPALCMPDGHQGYGFPVGGVGAIDAENGCISPGAVGYDINCGVRMVRTNLTYDDVRGREEELVDALFEAIPSGLGGGGVIGGTADAIEGALERGVEWAVEEGYGIESDLARCEDEGRRPDARPEYVSQKAMDRGRNQMGSLGSGNHFLEVQRVTDVFREDVADEYGLEEDGIVVLIHCGSRGLGHQTCNDYLRRIEQEHGDLLDELPDKELAAAPAGSELAEEYYGAMGACINFAWVNRQLITHQARETFGEVFDADPIDDLGMELLYDVAHNIAKRETHEIGVDAEGDPAVGDAVVDREERDLYVHRKGATRAFPAGNADVPAVYRDVGQPVIIPGSMGAGSYVLRGGDESMSVSFGSTAHGAGRLMSRTQAKQEFWGGDVQDDLEDGQQIYVKAQSGATIAEEAPGVYKDIDEVIRVSDDLGIGDKVARTFPVCNIKG; from the coding sequence ATGACAACGCGCGAGGTCGGCGGCTTCGAACTGCGGAAGGTGCGCGAGCACGTCTGGGAACTCCCCCGCGAGGGCGACATGAACGTCCCCGCGCGGGTGCTCGCGAGCGAGTCGCTCCTTGAGGAGATCGGCGGGGACGACACACTCGAACAGCTCCGCAATGCGACGCACCTCCCCGGGATCGCCGCCCCCGCGCTCTGTATGCCCGACGGCCATCAGGGGTACGGGTTCCCCGTCGGCGGCGTGGGCGCGATCGACGCCGAAAACGGCTGTATCTCGCCGGGAGCGGTCGGCTACGACATCAACTGCGGCGTTCGGATGGTGCGGACGAACCTCACCTACGACGACGTTCGGGGCCGCGAGGAGGAGCTCGTCGACGCCCTGTTCGAGGCGATCCCCTCGGGGCTGGGCGGCGGCGGCGTGATCGGCGGGACCGCGGACGCGATCGAGGGCGCGCTCGAACGCGGCGTCGAGTGGGCCGTCGAGGAGGGGTACGGGATCGAGAGCGACCTCGCGCGCTGCGAGGACGAGGGGCGACGGCCCGACGCGCGACCGGAGTACGTCTCCCAGAAGGCGATGGACCGCGGCCGCAACCAGATGGGGTCGCTCGGCTCCGGCAACCACTTCTTGGAGGTCCAGCGCGTCACGGACGTGTTCCGCGAGGACGTCGCCGACGAGTACGGGCTGGAGGAGGACGGGATCGTCGTCCTGATCCACTGCGGGAGCCGCGGGCTGGGCCACCAGACCTGTAACGACTACCTCCGCCGGATCGAGCAGGAACACGGCGACCTGCTCGACGAATTACCAGACAAAGAGCTCGCGGCCGCCCCGGCCGGGTCGGAGCTGGCCGAGGAGTACTACGGCGCGATGGGCGCGTGCATCAACTTCGCGTGGGTGAACCGCCAGCTGATCACCCATCAGGCCCGCGAGACGTTCGGCGAGGTGTTCGACGCCGACCCGATCGACGACCTCGGGATGGAGCTGCTGTACGACGTGGCGCACAACATCGCGAAGCGGGAGACCCACGAGATCGGCGTCGACGCCGAGGGCGATCCCGCCGTCGGCGACGCGGTCGTCGACCGCGAGGAGCGCGACCTGTACGTCCACCGCAAGGGCGCGACGCGGGCGTTCCCCGCGGGCAACGCGGACGTGCCCGCGGTCTACCGCGACGTGGGCCAGCCAGTCATCATCCCGGGGAGCATGGGGGCCGGCTCGTACGTCCTCCGGGGCGGCGACGAGTCGATGTCGGTGTCGTTCGGCTCGACCGCGCACGGTGCCGGACGCCTGATGAGCCGGACGCAGGCGAAACAGGAGTTCTGGGGCGGCGACGTACAGGACGACCTCGAAGACGGCCAGCAGATCTACGTGAAAGCGCAGTCGGGCGCGACCATCGCGGAGGAGGCCCCCGGCGTCTACAAGGACATCGACGAGGTGATCCGCGTCAGCGACGACCTCGGCATCGGCGACAAGGTCGCCCGCACCTTCCCCGTCTGTAACATCAAGGGGTGA
- a CDS encoding archease — MSYELRDHTADVAVEATAGTPSALFAAVADGLTAASAESIPDAGERFDLSVAAESREALLFDYLDRLIYERDVRLVLPTDHQCTVAEPTDDGDDWRLTASARGVPLDAVAAREVKAVTYSEMSLERRDGGWYAYVVFDV; from the coding sequence ATGAGCTACGAACTCCGCGACCACACCGCCGACGTCGCCGTCGAGGCCACGGCCGGCACCCCCTCCGCGCTGTTCGCGGCGGTCGCCGACGGACTCACCGCGGCGAGCGCGGAGTCGATTCCGGACGCCGGCGAGCGGTTCGACCTCTCGGTCGCGGCCGAGAGCCGCGAGGCGCTGCTGTTCGACTACCTCGATCGGCTGATCTACGAGCGCGACGTGCGGCTGGTCCTCCCTACCGACCACCAGTGTACCGTCGCCGAGCCGACGGACGACGGCGACGACTGGCGGCTGACGGCGAGCGCGCGCGGCGTCCCGCTCGACGCGGTCGCCGCCCGGGAGGTCAAGGCGGTCACGTACTCGGAGATGTCGCTGGAACGCCGTGACGGCGGCTGGTACGCCTACGTCGTCTTCGACGTGTGA
- a CDS encoding DUF502 domain-containing protein, which yields MTDESSGVELLRRAFLTGVAVVVPAVITLVVLAFAFNAVYDYLDAFSSAVVAVSPGRGLPIVGAIPREVAIEIATPVVFVAAILLLGAAVESSRYGERAVDYVDEAVERVPGVGSVYQGFRQMSDAMLDSDGGNFREVVLVEFPTEETYTLAFVTSETPEVIADHADSEGEGMRTLFMPMAPNPVMGGHVVFVPERRVVDVELTVNEGIRALVTSGVALEEVAADLDGVDPTDLRTDAPERTVDARFPADERPESAGEPRDEPRDERR from the coding sequence ATGACCGACGAGTCGTCCGGGGTCGAACTGCTCCGGCGGGCGTTCCTCACGGGCGTCGCCGTGGTCGTCCCCGCCGTCATCACGCTCGTCGTCCTCGCGTTCGCGTTCAACGCGGTGTACGACTACCTCGACGCCTTCTCGTCGGCGGTCGTCGCCGTTTCGCCGGGGCGCGGACTCCCGATCGTCGGCGCGATCCCCCGCGAGGTCGCGATCGAGATCGCGACGCCGGTCGTGTTCGTGGCTGCCATCCTCCTCTTGGGCGCGGCGGTCGAGTCCTCGCGGTACGGCGAGCGCGCCGTCGACTACGTCGACGAGGCCGTCGAGCGGGTACCGGGGGTCGGCTCCGTCTATCAGGGGTTCCGACAGATGAGCGACGCCATGCTGGACTCGGACGGCGGGAACTTCCGCGAGGTCGTCCTCGTGGAGTTCCCGACCGAGGAGACGTACACGCTCGCGTTCGTGACGAGCGAGACGCCCGAGGTCATCGCGGACCACGCCGACTCCGAGGGCGAGGGGATGCGGACCCTGTTCATGCCGATGGCCCCGAACCCGGTGATGGGCGGCCACGTCGTCTTCGTCCCCGAGCGCCGGGTCGTCGACGTCGAGCTGACGGTCAACGAGGGGATCCGCGCGCTGGTCACGAGCGGCGTCGCCTTGGAGGAGGTCGCGGCCGACCTCGACGGTGTCGACCCGACCGACCTGCGCACCGACGCGCCGGAGCGGACCGTCGACGCGCGGTTCCCGGCGGACGAGCGGCCGGAGAGCGCCGGGGAGCCGCGGGACGAACCGAGGGACGAGCGACGATGA
- a CDS encoding N-acetyltransferase gives MSVNVEKRIDPPGESDYATAAWELKERIQSAEGVLRQRRGFFVDAYRRSTAHLLVENDRLVAFASVRRDGYILFLAVDPDCRGRGYAERLVADVAEQHRSVTCHARTTNRSALGFYEHLGFEVIRRIDDYYEDGGDAYYLKLGGESIRERLSGFVGR, from the coding sequence GTGAGCGTCAACGTCGAAAAGCGGATCGACCCGCCCGGCGAGTCCGACTACGCGACCGCCGCGTGGGAGCTCAAAGAGCGCATTCAGTCCGCCGAGGGCGTCCTCCGACAGCGACGCGGCTTCTTCGTCGACGCGTATCGCCGGTCGACCGCCCACCTGCTCGTCGAGAACGACCGGCTCGTCGCCTTCGCCTCCGTCCGCCGGGACGGCTACATCCTCTTTCTCGCCGTCGACCCCGACTGCCGCGGCCGCGGGTACGCCGAGCGCCTCGTCGCCGACGTGGCCGAGCAACACCGGTCGGTCACCTGTCACGCCCGCACGACAAACCGCTCGGCGCTCGGCTTCTACGAACACCTCGGCTTCGAGGTGATCCGCCGCATCGACGACTACTACGAGGACGGCGGCGACGCCTACTACCTCAAGCTGGGCGGCGAGTCGATCCGCGAGCGGCTCTCCGGGTTCGTCGGCCGGTAG
- the hmgA gene encoding hydroxymethylglutaryl-CoA reductase (NADPH), producing MSKPTPADLAARVRDGDLRFHELEDHVDADTATAARRLLVAEATDADLDALGEYAFDAEAVHGSNIENTLGGVQVPVGVAGPVTIDGGARSGERYLPLATTEGALVASINRGCSAIEDAGGATARVTKSGMTRAPVFRVAGVAEAEALVDWVRDNEDALAEAAESTTSHGELLDVTPYVVGNNVFCRFRYDTKDAMGMNMATIATREACDVIEAETDASLVALSGNLCSDKKPAAINAVEGRGRSVVADATIPREVVEDRLHTSPEAIAEINTRKNLVGSAKAGALGFNAHVANAVAAMFLATGQDEAQVVEGANAITTAETTDDGDLYVSVSLASLEVGTVGGGTKLATQRASLEILGVAGGGDPAGANADALAESIAVCALAGELNLLAALGSRHLSSAHAELGR from the coding sequence ATGTCGAAACCGACTCCCGCGGACCTCGCGGCTCGCGTCCGCGACGGTGACCTCCGCTTCCACGAGCTGGAAGACCACGTCGACGCCGACACGGCGACCGCCGCGCGCCGGCTGCTCGTCGCGGAGGCGACCGACGCCGACCTCGACGCGCTCGGCGAGTACGCGTTCGACGCCGAGGCGGTCCACGGCTCGAACATCGAGAACACGCTCGGCGGCGTTCAGGTGCCCGTCGGCGTCGCCGGCCCGGTGACGATCGACGGGGGCGCGCGCTCGGGCGAACGCTACCTCCCGCTGGCGACCACCGAGGGTGCGCTCGTCGCGTCGATCAACCGCGGCTGCTCCGCGATCGAGGACGCCGGCGGCGCGACCGCTCGGGTGACCAAGAGCGGGATGACCCGCGCGCCGGTCTTCCGGGTCGCGGGCGTCGCCGAGGCCGAGGCGCTCGTCGACTGGGTCCGCGACAACGAGGACGCGCTCGCCGAGGCGGCGGAGTCGACGACGAGCCACGGCGAACTGCTCGACGTGACGCCGTACGTCGTCGGCAACAACGTCTTCTGTCGGTTCCGGTACGACACGAAGGACGCGATGGGGATGAACATGGCCACCATCGCCACCCGCGAGGCCTGCGACGTGATCGAGGCGGAGACGGACGCCTCGCTGGTCGCGCTCTCGGGGAACCTCTGTTCGGACAAGAAGCCGGCCGCGATCAACGCCGTCGAGGGCCGCGGACGTTCGGTCGTCGCGGACGCGACGATCCCTCGCGAGGTCGTCGAGGACCGACTCCACACGAGCCCGGAAGCGATCGCCGAGATCAACACACGGAAGAACCTCGTCGGCTCCGCGAAGGCGGGTGCGCTCGGCTTCAACGCCCACGTCGCCAACGCGGTCGCGGCGATGTTCCTCGCCACCGGGCAGGACGAGGCGCAGGTCGTCGAGGGGGCGAACGCGATCACGACCGCCGAGACGACCGACGACGGCGACCTGTACGTCTCCGTCTCGCTGGCGAGCCTCGAAGTGGGGACCGTCGGCGGCGGGACGAAGCTGGCGACCCAGCGCGCGAGCTTAGAGATCCTCGGCGTCGCCGGCGGCGGCGACCCGGCCGGGGCGAACGCCGACGCGCTCGCGGAGTCGATCGCGGTCTGCGCGCTTGCGGGCGAACTCAACCTGCTCGCGGCGCTCGGGTCGCGACACCTCTCGTCGGCGCACGCGGAACTCGGACGCTAG
- a CDS encoding DUF2250 domain-containing protein, with amino-acid sequence MGAPDAQATDRQAGGSKARDGDALGADRPSLTRSDERLLSYLADVGADYQAFIAGNTGLYDGHVESRLTALADAGLVERVSGEAVYRVTDAGRDALRDDCPRWSD; translated from the coding sequence ATGGGGGCACCCGACGCACAGGCGACCGACCGTCAGGCGGGGGGTTCTAAAGCCCGGGACGGCGACGCGCTCGGCGCGGACCGGCCGTCGCTCACGCGCTCCGACGAGCGGCTGCTCTCGTACCTCGCCGACGTCGGTGCGGACTATCAGGCGTTTATCGCCGGGAACACCGGCCTGTACGACGGTCACGTCGAGTCGCGGCTGACCGCGCTGGCGGACGCCGGCCTCGTCGAGCGCGTCTCCGGCGAGGCCGTCTACCGCGTCACCGACGCCGGGCGCGACGCGCTCCGCGACGACTGCCCGCGCTGGTCGGACTGA
- the cofH gene encoding 7,8-didemethyl-8-hydroxy-5-deazariboflavin synthase subunit CofH has product MSSGESSGASGSESADGDFGFAEPATDQSFENALAKARDGARLSVDDATELLATGTDREGIDPVRKEAVLEAADRRRAETVGDEVTFVANLNNNVTTACNTGCLFCNFKDSAHAFEADSDVDHAGFTKPPAESRAVVEDALDMGVYEVCSVSGLHPAFALNEDHHEILAARDDPASEVNYKPPETYATDPGTYLEQMDAMSVGGVHLHSMTPEEAYHAKRGTDWEYESVYRELAAAGLDSAPGTAAEILVDEVRDVICPGKIRTDDWVDAIEGAVAAGLDVTSTMMYGHVETVEHRAQHLKVIRDLQDRTGGITEFVPLSFIHQNTPLYRRGVVDSGPSRAEDELVVAVARLFLDNVDHVQASWVKSGDEHGLKLLNCGADDFMGTILSEEITSRAGGEYGEYRSFDDYVEMITAIGRTPVERSTDYRTRRRIDPDDGPHGPRLGPRADGTPMLPERSAGSDAAEAPPTDADD; this is encoded by the coding sequence ATGAGTTCGGGCGAGAGTTCCGGCGCGAGCGGATCGGAGAGCGCCGACGGCGACTTCGGCTTCGCGGAGCCGGCGACCGACCAGTCGTTCGAGAACGCGCTCGCGAAGGCCCGCGACGGAGCGCGACTCTCCGTCGACGACGCGACGGAACTCCTCGCGACCGGGACGGACCGGGAGGGGATCGACCCCGTCCGCAAGGAGGCGGTGTTGGAGGCCGCGGACCGCCGCCGGGCCGAGACGGTCGGCGACGAGGTCACCTTCGTCGCCAACCTCAACAACAACGTCACGACGGCGTGCAACACCGGCTGTCTGTTCTGTAACTTCAAGGACTCCGCGCACGCCTTCGAGGCCGACAGCGACGTCGACCACGCGGGATTCACCAAGCCGCCCGCGGAGTCGCGCGCGGTCGTCGAGGACGCGCTCGACATGGGCGTCTACGAGGTGTGCTCCGTCTCGGGGCTCCACCCCGCGTTCGCGCTGAACGAAGACCACCACGAGATCCTCGCCGCGCGCGACGACCCCGCGAGCGAGGTGAACTACAAGCCGCCCGAGACCTACGCCACCGACCCCGGCACCTACCTCGAACAGATGGACGCGATGTCCGTCGGCGGGGTCCACCTCCACTCGATGACCCCGGAGGAGGCGTACCACGCGAAGCGCGGCACCGACTGGGAGTACGAGAGCGTCTACCGCGAACTCGCGGCTGCGGGACTCGACTCCGCGCCCGGTACCGCCGCCGAGATCCTCGTCGACGAGGTCCGCGACGTGATCTGCCCGGGGAAGATCCGCACCGACGACTGGGTCGACGCCATCGAGGGCGCGGTCGCCGCCGGCCTCGACGTCACGTCGACGATGATGTACGGCCACGTCGAGACGGTCGAACACCGCGCGCAGCACCTGAAGGTCATCCGTGACCTCCAGGACCGGACGGGCGGTATCACGGAGTTCGTCCCCCTCTCGTTTATCCACCAGAACACCCCCCTCTACCGGCGCGGCGTCGTCGACTCCGGGCCCTCCCGCGCCGAGGACGAACTCGTGGTCGCCGTCGCGCGGCTCTTCTTAGACAACGTCGACCACGTCCAGGCCTCGTGGGTGAAGTCGGGCGACGAACACGGCCTCAAACTGCTCAACTGCGGCGCGGACGACTTCATGGGCACCATCCTCTCGGAGGAGATCACCAGCCGCGCCGGCGGCGAGTACGGCGAGTACCGCTCGTTCGACGATTACGTCGAGATGATCACCGCGATCGGTCGGACCCCCGTCGAGCGCTCGACCGACTACCGGACCCGCCGCCGGATCGACCCCGACGACGGCCCGCACGGTCCGCGGCTCGGCCCGCGCGCCGACGGCACGCCGATGCTCCCCGAGCGCTCGGCCGGAAGCGACGCCGCCGAGGCTCCTCCCACCGACGCCGACGACTGA
- a CDS encoding acetamidase/formamidase family protein, whose translation MSQQEGHDELYVDQYTLGLVGPDQEWAGTVADGGTVKTYTPPGCWGPMVTPSFRGGHEVTRPIRVEGAEVGDAVAIHIRDVEVTSMATSTGSMAEREAAFGDDPFVDHRCPECGTAWPDSVVEGTGEDAIRCAECGANASSFGFEYGYTVAFDHENAVGITLDEEGAHELALDADEVMDIPENARQHPILLYEPDEIPGTLGRLRPFVGNIGTTPPVTMPDSHNAGDFGQNLIGADHDYGVETEEDLELRTDGHMDVPEVRAGATLICPVVVDGGGIYVGDLHANQGDGELSLHTTDVSGTVTMDVEVIEDVELGGPVLLPNEEDLPFISAPYTDEEVAAGEGLGAEHGVDVDTDAAPIQVIGSGATVNDATQNAFDRAGKLLDMTEGEVRARCTFTGGVQIGRLPGVVQLDMLVPMDILADAGLDAAAREQYEL comes from the coding sequence ATGTCACAACAAGAGGGACACGACGAGCTCTACGTCGACCAGTACACGCTCGGGCTGGTCGGGCCCGATCAGGAGTGGGCCGGGACCGTCGCGGACGGCGGGACCGTGAAGACGTACACGCCGCCGGGCTGTTGGGGGCCGATGGTGACGCCCTCGTTCCGCGGCGGCCACGAGGTGACGCGACCGATCCGCGTCGAGGGAGCCGAGGTCGGCGACGCCGTCGCGATCCACATCCGCGACGTGGAGGTGACGAGCATGGCGACCAGCACGGGGTCGATGGCGGAACGCGAGGCCGCGTTCGGCGACGACCCGTTCGTCGACCACCGGTGTCCCGAGTGCGGGACGGCGTGGCCGGACTCCGTCGTCGAGGGGACCGGCGAGGACGCGATCCGCTGTGCGGAGTGCGGCGCGAACGCCTCCTCGTTCGGCTTCGAGTACGGGTACACCGTCGCGTTCGACCACGAGAACGCGGTCGGGATCACGCTCGACGAGGAGGGCGCTCACGAACTCGCCCTCGACGCCGACGAGGTGATGGACATCCCCGAGAACGCGCGCCAGCACCCGATCCTGCTGTACGAGCCGGACGAGATTCCCGGCACGCTCGGCCGACTGCGTCCCTTCGTCGGCAACATCGGCACCACCCCGCCGGTCACCATGCCCGACTCGCACAACGCGGGCGACTTCGGGCAGAACCTGATCGGCGCGGACCACGACTACGGCGTCGAGACGGAGGAAGACCTCGAACTGCGCACCGACGGCCACATGGACGTGCCTGAGGTCCGAGCGGGCGCGACGCTGATCTGCCCGGTCGTCGTCGACGGCGGCGGGATCTACGTCGGCGACCTCCACGCGAACCAGGGCGACGGCGAGCTCTCCCTCCACACCACCGACGTGAGCGGGACGGTGACGATGGACGTGGAGGTGATCGAGGACGTCGAGCTCGGCGGTCCCGTCCTCCTCCCGAACGAGGAGGACCTCCCGTTCATCAGCGCGCCGTACACCGACGAGGAAGTCGCAGCGGGCGAGGGGCTCGGCGCGGAACACGGCGTCGACGTCGACACCGACGCCGCGCCGATCCAGGTGATCGGCTCCGGCGCGACCGTCAACGACGCGACGCAGAACGCATTCGACCGCGCCGGAAAACTGCTGGACATGACCGAGGGCGAGGTCCGCGCCCGGTGTACGTTCACCGGCGGCGTCCAGATCGGGCGGCTCCCGGGCGTGGTCCAGCTCGACATGCTCGTCCCGATGGATATCCTCGCAGACGCCGGTCTCGACGCCGCGGCGCGCGAACAGTACGAGCTGTAA
- a CDS encoding nuclear transport factor 2 family protein, with amino-acid sequence MTDATPDHEASDETPDSERLRETVRSYYERVDDDDYDGLLALFADDVVYDRPGQDPIEGIDALERFYREERPLSDGEHEVLAVAVDGDTAAVRGTFSGRQDDERVAFGFADFHTVDADGLIAHRVTYTDRDTV; translated from the coding sequence GTGACCGACGCGACACCCGACCACGAGGCGAGCGACGAGACGCCCGACTCTGAACGGCTCCGCGAGACGGTCCGAAGCTACTACGAGCGCGTGGACGACGACGACTACGACGGCCTGCTGGCGCTGTTCGCCGACGACGTCGTCTACGACCGGCCGGGCCAGGATCCGATCGAGGGGATCGACGCGTTAGAGCGGTTCTACCGCGAGGAGCGCCCGCTGTCAGACGGCGAACACGAGGTACTCGCGGTCGCGGTCGACGGCGACACGGCGGCGGTCCGCGGGACGTTCAGCGGACGGCAGGACGACGAGCGGGTCGCGTTCGGCTTCGCGGACTTCCACACGGTCGACGCCGACGGGCTGATCGCCCACCGCGTGACCTACACCGACCGCGACACCGTGTAG